A genomic segment from Ramlibacter agri encodes:
- a CDS encoding GAF domain-containing protein produces the protein MESKKVWSETAKLVEAAGREAPLARVLSEVVSAARAITSEGCRAALYLHDLGAACLNLGVNGGLPQGYVDAVQGFKVAEEQPACGRVAYLGAEDIVPEIRLDARWQPYSGLADAHAIQACWSFPLLSEIGVLGTLAVYHEVPTAPTSAQAETLRYLATIAAAAVERSRRESVYQDELKQLPVTADFSPSGRRSGTGSESIMAYMRTNSAGRST, from the coding sequence ATGGAATCGAAGAAGGTGTGGAGCGAGACGGCAAAGCTGGTGGAAGCCGCGGGGCGTGAGGCGCCGCTTGCGCGCGTGCTGTCGGAGGTCGTGAGTGCGGCGAGGGCGATCACCAGCGAGGGATGCCGGGCGGCGCTGTACCTGCATGACCTGGGGGCGGCCTGCCTCAACCTGGGGGTCAACGGCGGCTTGCCTCAGGGGTATGTGGACGCGGTCCAGGGCTTCAAGGTCGCCGAAGAACAGCCGGCGTGCGGCCGCGTGGCGTACCTGGGCGCCGAAGATATCGTTCCCGAGATCAGGCTGGATGCCCGTTGGCAGCCCTATTCGGGCCTGGCCGACGCGCATGCCATCCAGGCGTGCTGGTCGTTTCCCCTGCTGTCCGAGATCGGTGTGCTGGGGACGCTTGCCGTGTACCACGAGGTGCCCACGGCACCGACGAGCGCCCAGGCTGAAACCCTCCGCTATCTGGCCACGATTGCCGCTGCGGCCGTCGAGCGGTCCAGGCGGGAGTCGGTCTACCAGGACGAGTTGAAGCAGCTGCCGGTCACGGCGGATTTTTCTCCTTCGGGACGCCGTTCCGGCACGGGCAGCGAAAGCATCATGGCCTACATGCGGACCAATTCCGCTGGCCGATCGACCTGA
- a CDS encoding bactofilin family protein, producing the protein MFGKKDTTTNIKTLIAQGTHINGDLKFEDGLRVDGEVHGSIHATSDSGSLLVISEGAVAEGGLKADHVIINGTVKGPVEAREVLELQAKARIEGDVQYVALEMHQGATILGQLRPMGSAARDDKTVVRLASTNG; encoded by the coding sequence ATGTTCGGCAAGAAGGACACCACCACCAACATCAAGACCCTGATCGCCCAGGGAACGCACATCAACGGCGACCTCAAGTTCGAGGACGGCCTGCGGGTGGACGGTGAAGTCCATGGCTCGATCCACGCGACTTCCGACAGCGGCAGCCTGCTGGTCATCTCCGAAGGCGCGGTGGCGGAGGGCGGCCTCAAGGCGGACCACGTCATCATCAACGGCACGGTCAAGGGCCCGGTGGAAGCGCGCGAAGTGCTGGAGCTGCAGGCCAAGGCCCGGATCGAGGGCGACGTCCAGTACGTGGCCCTCGAAATGCACCAGGGCGCCACGATCCTCGGCCAGCTGCGGCCCATGGGGTCCGCGGCCCGGGACGACAAGACGGTGGTCCGCCTAGCGTCGACGAACGGGTGA
- a CDS encoding AraC family transcriptional regulator, giving the protein MSSFNSVDPLSDVLAMLKLGTSTTSRFEASGRWAFRFPSHVSDLKFGAALAGRVQLRVEGLKPATLEPGDFYLLSNGRSFSCASVPAGTMQDGVLSFRDHRGPDGTVRYAGPGEHEAPAVVMASSGFSIDADVKALLLRHLPPLVHLRASDPASRPLAGLLELLGWEMAAARPGAFVAKESIATLVLVQALRIHLESGPQPEGWLRAMGDRRISVALSALHGDLAQRWTVEGLAAVAGMSRTAFAVRFKELVGSAPLEYLTAWRMTVARRSLSQGSEPLAAIAERVGYQSETAFSAAFRRAQGQSPGRFRAEVQAEASPA; this is encoded by the coding sequence ATGAGTTCGTTCAATTCCGTCGATCCGCTGTCGGACGTGCTGGCGATGCTGAAGCTGGGCACCAGCACCACGTCCCGCTTCGAGGCCAGTGGCCGCTGGGCCTTCCGCTTCCCGTCGCATGTCTCCGACCTGAAGTTCGGCGCGGCGCTGGCCGGCCGCGTGCAGCTGCGTGTCGAGGGCCTGAAGCCGGCGACGCTGGAGCCTGGTGACTTCTACCTGCTGTCCAACGGGCGGTCCTTCAGTTGCGCCAGCGTTCCCGCGGGCACCATGCAGGACGGCGTGTTGTCCTTCCGCGACCACCGAGGTCCCGACGGCACGGTGCGCTACGCCGGCCCGGGCGAGCACGAAGCGCCCGCGGTGGTCATGGCCAGCAGCGGCTTCAGCATCGATGCCGACGTGAAGGCGCTGCTGCTGCGCCACCTGCCACCGCTCGTGCACCTGCGCGCCAGCGACCCGGCCTCGCGGCCGCTGGCCGGCCTGCTGGAATTGCTTGGCTGGGAGATGGCCGCGGCGCGTCCGGGCGCCTTCGTCGCCAAGGAGAGCATCGCGACGCTGGTGCTCGTGCAGGCTTTGCGCATCCACCTGGAAAGCGGTCCGCAGCCCGAAGGCTGGCTGCGGGCGATGGGTGACCGGCGCATCAGCGTGGCGCTGTCTGCGTTGCATGGCGACCTGGCACAGCGCTGGACCGTCGAAGGCCTGGCCGCGGTCGCCGGCATGTCGCGCACGGCCTTTGCCGTGCGCTTCAAGGAGCTGGTGGGAAGCGCGCCGCTGGAGTACCTGACGGCCTGGCGCATGACGGTGGCGCGGCGTTCGCTGTCACAGGGCAGCGAGCCGCTCGCCGCGATCGCCGAGCGGGTGGGCTACCAGTCGGAAACCGCGTTCAGCGCCGCTTTTCGCCGGGCGCAGGGCCAGAGCCCGGGGCGCTTCCGTGCCGAAGTGCAGGCTGAGGCTTCACCTGCCTGA
- a CDS encoding YkvA family protein: protein MFKRVALLFNLMRGDARTLWFALRHPEAPAWLKVGVALLVLYVLWPGIPVIGLIDDMIVVPLAIRFLLKRLPAEIAAQAAARAGR, encoded by the coding sequence ATGTTCAAGCGCGTGGCTTTGTTGTTCAACCTGATGCGCGGCGACGCGCGCACGCTCTGGTTCGCGTTGCGCCACCCGGAAGCACCGGCGTGGCTGAAAGTGGGGGTCGCGCTCCTCGTCCTCTACGTCCTTTGGCCCGGCATTCCCGTCATCGGGCTGATCGACGACATGATCGTCGTGCCCTTGGCCATTCGATTCCTGCTGAAGCGGCTTCCCGCGGAAATCGCCGCGCAGGCGGCAGCACGCGCAGGGCGCTGA
- a CDS encoding multidrug effflux MFS transporter, translating into MSSTKSSLRLAVVLGLLTAIGPSGIDMYLPALPAISTGLGASAQATQASLMAFYLALGAGQLVAGPLSDQWGRRPPVLAGLALFIAASLGCALAPDIHWLVAFRLLQGLGACASMVTPRAVVRDLHAGAEAARLLSLLMTVYTVSPILAPLAGSVVAAASGWRAVFWVLAAVGATGVALVAFALPESRPRHARQAAGLGTALRGYGALLRDRRFLAPALLASSSLAAFFVYVANSSFVFTGHYGLSGRTYALLFALNAVGFVAGTSFGPRLTARIGPARSLRLAVAVQAGSVALLTVCIALGVDSLALLVLLLALTYGLNSLVVPSCFVLAMQDHPQLAGSASALIGTFNFAGGALAMAIAAPFMDGKPLSMVLAVAACCAVALAISWRMDAGAQRMPGADALLGRR; encoded by the coding sequence ATGTCCTCCACCAAATCCTCGCTCCGGCTCGCCGTCGTGCTGGGCCTGCTCACCGCCATCGGGCCCTCGGGCATCGACATGTACCTGCCGGCATTGCCCGCCATCTCCACCGGCCTGGGCGCCTCGGCGCAGGCCACCCAGGCGAGCCTGATGGCCTTCTACCTCGCGCTCGGCGCCGGCCAGCTGGTGGCCGGCCCGCTGTCGGACCAGTGGGGCCGCCGGCCGCCCGTGCTGGCCGGCCTCGCCCTGTTCATCGCGGCCAGCCTCGGCTGCGCACTGGCGCCCGACATCCACTGGCTCGTCGCGTTCCGCCTGCTGCAGGGGCTGGGCGCCTGCGCCAGCATGGTGACGCCGCGCGCCGTGGTGCGCGACCTGCATGCGGGCGCAGAAGCCGCGCGCCTGCTGTCGCTGCTGATGACGGTCTATACCGTGTCGCCCATCCTCGCGCCGCTCGCGGGCAGCGTGGTGGCCGCGGCGAGCGGCTGGCGCGCGGTGTTCTGGGTGCTCGCAGCGGTCGGCGCGACCGGCGTGGCGCTGGTGGCCTTCGCGCTGCCCGAGTCGCGGCCTCGCCATGCGCGGCAAGCCGCTGGCTTGGGCACGGCGCTACGTGGCTACGGGGCGCTGCTGCGCGACCGTCGCTTCCTCGCGCCCGCCTTGCTGGCCTCGTCCAGCCTCGCAGCCTTCTTCGTCTACGTGGCCAACTCCTCGTTCGTGTTCACCGGGCACTACGGTTTGTCCGGCCGGACCTACGCCCTGCTCTTCGCCTTGAACGCGGTGGGCTTTGTTGCGGGCACGAGCTTCGGCCCGCGGCTCACGGCGCGCATCGGGCCGGCGCGCAGCCTGCGCCTGGCCGTCGCCGTGCAGGCCGGCTCCGTCGCCCTGCTCACGGTGTGCATCGCGCTCGGCGTGGACAGCCTGGCGCTGCTCGTGTTGCTGCTGGCGTTGACCTACGGTCTCAACAGCCTCGTGGTGCCGTCCTGCTTCGTGCTGGCCATGCAGGACCACCCGCAACTGGCAGGCAGCGCGTCGGCCCTGATCGGCACGTTCAACTTCGCGGGCGGCGCGCTGGCGATGGCCATCGCGGCGCCGTTCATGGACGGCAAGCCGCTTTCGATGGTGCTCGCGGTCGCCGCCTGCTGCGCCGTCGCCCTGGCGATCAGCTGGCGGATGGATGCCGGCGCTCAGCGCATGCCAGGCGCGGACGCGTTGCTCGGGCGGCGATAG